From the Holosporales bacterium genome, the window CTTTCAAATTTGCAAGAGATTATGGAATGTCCGCTGGCCTCTAATGGACAATCGTCGGTTTCCGTCGCCGACATAGCTACAATCAGGCGCACATATGAGGATCCTACCGGTTTTGCAAGAGATCGCGGAAAAAAAGCCATAGTGCTTGAGGTAGTTAAACGCTCTGGCGAAAACTTAATAGAAACCATAAGCAATGTCCGAAAAGTTGTCGCCGAGTCCGAGAAAAAGTGGGGCGCTGGCGACGTTTCGGTAAGTTTCGCCTATGACCAGTCCAAAATGGTCATGGACAACCTTCACGAGCTTGAGAATACGATCTTCTTGGCCATCATTTTAGTAGTGCTGATAATTGCATACTCGCTGGGTAAGAAGACCGCTGTGTTGGTGAGCGTGTCCATTCCAGGGGCATTTCTTGCGGGGATTTTGTATATCTACCTTTGCGGATATACCCTGAACATGATCGTATTGTTCAGTCTTATCTTCGCGGTCGGTATGCTTGTCGACGGCGCGATTATTGTGGTTGAATACGCCGACAGGAAGATAGAGGAAGGGTTTCGTGTACGCGACGCTTACCGCTTAGCCGCTCAGCGTATGGCTTGGCCGGTAATAACGTCTATATCTACGATATTGGCGGTATTTTTCCCGCTGTTATTTTGGCCAGATATGATCGGTAAAGTTATGAAGTTTTTGCCGATTACATTAATCGCCACCTTGACATCATCGATATTTATGGCGCTGATTTTCGTTCCTTGCTTGGCGATAGTGTGCTTGAGGGATAAAAACGCTGCCACGCCTTCATATAATCCGCAAGAAAGATACGATTTGCCATCATCTGGCTTTGGGCATGCCTATGTTCGCTTGCTCGACTGGGCGCTTCATCGTCCATTTAAGGTTTTAGGAAGCGTAGCGCTTTTACTGATTGTCTCGATCTGGTCGTTTGCTAAGTTTGGCGCTGGGATTGAGTTTTTTCCGTCGATGGAGCCTAATACCGCCGTGATAAAAATCTTGGCTAGAGGAAATCTTTCAATATACGAAAAAGACAAGCTTATTCGTGAAGTCGAAAACCTTGTCATCCCATTCAAAGAGCTATCTTCAGTCTACAGCCGAGTAGGGGATTCTAAAACCGCTAATCCAATGGCAGCTTTGCGCGATGGGGCCAAAACCGAAGATGAGATAGGTCGCATCATGATCGAATTTGTCGATTGGCAAGAGCGCAGAAAGGCTCAGCAAATACTGGATGACATAGAGCGCAAGCTTAAGCCCATCGCTGGCATACAGGTTATTGTAGAGCCAGAGCGCAAAGGGCCACCAAACACCCCTGTTGATGTATGTCTAATTGGCAACGATTATGACCGCCTGCATAGAGAGCTTAAAAAGATCAGAGATTATCTTATAACATTAGAAGAGCTGCAGTCTGTGCAGGATACTCTGCCAGTGTCGAATATCGAGTGGCGATTGGTTATAGACCGGTCTCGCGCCATAAACTTTAATGCCAGCGTAGCCACAATTGGTAATGTAGTACAACTTGTAACCAGAGGATTGAAGATAGGGGTTTTTCGGCCGGATGACAGCAAGAACGAAATCGACATTATGGTTAAATTCCCTCCGGAATACCGCAATATAGACGAACTGAAAAACCTTGATTTGCAAACAAGTGCTGGCTCTGTGCCAATCAGCAACTTTATTAGCTACTCTCCAGGTCATGGCGTAAGCAAGCTAAGCAAGCTGGACGGACTGTTTTGCGCCAGAGCTAAAGCTCAGCTGAAGCCTGGATGTGTATCCGGGGTGGTGATTGATAAGATAAAGCAATGGATCGGCAATAATATACCGAAAGATGTAAATGTCGCCTATAAGGGGGCACAGCAAGACCAGCAGAAGGCTGGATCGTTTTTAGGCTTTGCTTTCCTTGTGGCCATATGCTCGATTGCCATAATGATGATTATTCAGTTTAACAGCTTTTTCAGCACCTTTGTGGTTCTGTCAGCCGTGCTTTTATCGACCATCGGCGTGTTTGTAGGGCTGCTAATCAGAGGTATGCCGTTTGGGGTCGTCATGGGCGGTATCGGGGTTATTGCATTGGCAGGAATCATTGTCAGCAACAACATCATTCTAATCGATACTTACAGTCACCTCTCTGATAAAATCAGTGACGTAAAAATGCGGATACTCGTCACTGGTGCTCAGCGCTTGCGTCCTGTGTTTCTGACAAAGGTAACCGCTATACTCAGCCTGCTGCCAGTGATGTTTGCCATTAATATAGACTTGATTCACGGTCAGGTTTTATTTGGTGCGCCTACATCCGATATGTGGGTCCAGCTGTCCGGTAATATTGTGTGCGGATTAACGTTTGGGTCTATATTGACCCTTATTGTAACCCCATGTGCTTTGATGGTTAGGGGCGTCCTTAGCGCACGCAGAACTGCCAATCGGCAAGCATAATTTAGAAAAGTTATGCGTAACCCCACTTCTAAATAGTCGTAGTTTGGGTATACTAGGCGCATGCTAAATGTCGCCACCGTCGCATGAGTTTGGAAAAAAATCACAGATACCCGATCTTGCCTTTGCGGGATATTGTCATATTCCCCAACATGATTGTTCCACTGTTTGTTGGGCGGGACGCTTCCGTTAAGGCGCTTGAAAGCATTCTGTACACTGATAAGCGGATCTTGCTTGTTACCCAGAAAAACCAAGATATAGACAACCCAGATGCAATCGACCTTTATGATGTGGGCACAATCGGCGGAGTACTTCAGCTGCTTAAAATGCCGGACGGTACCGTAAAGGTTCTGGTCGAAGGATACAGCCGCGCCAAGGTCAGCAATATCGATAAAGCCAACGGGTTCCTGACTGCAGAAGCCATAAAGATTGTCGAAACCGAAGCCAAAACCAAAGAAACCGATGCATTGATGAGAACCTTGGTTTCTCAGTTTGAGCAATATGTGAAGCTTAACCGAAAAATCCCAATTGAGGCGGTTGTTTCGGTTACGCAGATTAAGTCGCTGGTTAAGCTGAGCGATACTATTGCCTCACATTTAACCCTGCGAGTGTCAGACAGGCAAAGCTTGCTTGAAATTGACGACGTTCAAAAGCGTCTTGAAAAATTGTT encodes:
- a CDS encoding efflux RND transporter permease subunit, whose translation is MNKFIDFALDHYKAAISFLVFVIVMGIIAYVRIPKELFPDIEVPFIQVNVTCQGISTYDSERLIVRPMEQKLRSISGVKEMNTVAYEGGASAVLEFFPEKNLRQAKTEVQDQVDLVKAELPEDAKDPVVTEINISETPILLIKLAGNIPDRKLYKIAEDLQDDIEAQVYSVLRVDVIGSRSEIIEVLLDPAKIGNYQLSMQDISSLFKSNNKLVSAGSILNNVGAFSVKVPGVLSNLQEIMECPLASNGQSSVSVADIATIRRTYEDPTGFARDRGKKAIVLEVVKRSGENLIETISNVRKVVAESEKKWGAGDVSVSFAYDQSKMVMDNLHELENTIFLAIILVVLIIAYSLGKKTAVLVSVSIPGAFLAGILYIYLCGYTLNMIVLFSLIFAVGMLVDGAIIVVEYADRKIEEGFRVRDAYRLAAQRMAWPVITSISTILAVFFPLLFWPDMIGKVMKFLPITLIATLTSSIFMALIFVPCLAIVCLRDKNAATPSYNPQERYDLPSSGFGHAYVRLLDWALHRPFKVLGSVALLLIVSIWSFAKFGAGIEFFPSMEPNTAVIKILARGNLSIYEKDKLIREVENLVIPFKELSSVYSRVGDSKTANPMAALRDGAKTEDEIGRIMIEFVDWQERRKAQQILDDIERKLKPIAGIQVIVEPERKGPPNTPVDVCLIGNDYDRLHRELKKIRDYLITLEELQSVQDTLPVSNIEWRLVIDRSRAINFNASVATIGNVVQLVTRGLKIGVFRPDDSKNEIDIMVKFPPEYRNIDELKNLDLQTSAGSVPISNFISYSPGHGVSKLSKLDGLFCARAKAQLKPGCVSGVVIDKIKQWIGNNIPKDVNVAYKGAQQDQQKAGSFLGFAFLVAICSIAIMMIIQFNSFFSTFVVLSAVLLSTIGVFVGLLIRGMPFGVVMGGIGVIALAGIIVSNNIILIDTYSHLSDKISDVKMRILVTGAQRLRPVFLTKVTAILSLLPVMFAINIDLIHGQVLFGAPTSDMWVQLSGNIVCGLTFGSILTLIVTPCALMVRGVLSARRTANRQA